A region of Sulfuricella denitrificans skB26 DNA encodes the following proteins:
- a CDS encoding type II toxin-antitoxin system RelE/ParE family toxin, with amino-acid sequence MSYRVRYTKAAREDLRRLYGFILESDRQAAGRARDAIGKSIELLRDFPFTCRKAIPDNPFLRELLIPFGSAGYVALFEIDDNETVTILAVRHQREDDYH; translated from the coding sequence GTGAGCTATCGAGTTCGCTACACCAAGGCTGCGAGGGAGGATTTGCGGCGGCTATATGGCTTCATTCTGGAGAGTGACCGGCAGGCCGCAGGTCGAGCACGTGATGCAATTGGCAAAAGCATCGAGCTGTTAAGAGACTTCCCTTTTACATGCCGCAAAGCCATTCCCGACAACCCGTTTCTGCGTGAACTGCTGATTCCCTTCGGCTCAGCTGGATATGTCGCCCTGTTCGAGATCGACGACAATGAGACAGTGACCATCCTGGCAGTTCGCCACCAACGAGAAGACGATTATCACTAG
- a CDS encoding choice-of-anchor K domain-containing protein, protein MQPNKQENEIRVDTPPKRGVKIYLEHTMSNHLNFTPIFKGLRLITGLASLALLVFSGMAHAAYTFQNASGTWTQTDYSYSDPQYITSVTNSNYSAVYWGAPLTTSGQKSLVFQNNANTAPVTPGSAFAIGWLTHANNAIAGVTNIANVSLSLQLSLAGYSAVNFNYNFGIAQGPGTNDIQTSYKDTLTFSPVGSTQFFLGEQAYSFELLGFYKASDNNTYSTLIVPDTLTASQIPLYARITAVPTPVPVPAALWLLGSGLLGLAGFARRQRAA, encoded by the coding sequence ATGCAGCCAAACAAGCAAGAAAATGAGATCAGGGTCGACACTCCCCCAAAACGGGGCGTAAAAATTTATTTGGAGCACACCATGTCAAACCACCTTAACTTTACACCAATCTTCAAAGGGCTTCGGCTAATTACCGGACTGGCATCTCTCGCTCTGCTAGTATTTTCAGGGATGGCCCATGCAGCGTATACATTCCAGAATGCCAGCGGAACATGGACGCAAACGGACTATTCTTACTCTGATCCTCAGTACATTACATCCGTCACAAATAGCAATTATTCTGCCGTTTACTGGGGGGCTCCACTTACTACCAGCGGCCAAAAAAGTCTTGTTTTTCAGAACAATGCCAATACTGCGCCTGTTACTCCAGGCTCAGCTTTTGCGATTGGCTGGCTAACCCATGCCAATAACGCAATTGCCGGCGTAACCAATATCGCCAACGTAAGCCTGAGCCTGCAGCTTTCGCTGGCAGGGTACTCCGCAGTTAATTTTAATTACAACTTCGGCATTGCCCAGGGTCCCGGCACCAACGACATTCAAACATCTTACAAGGACACGCTTACATTTAGTCCAGTTGGCAGTACACAATTCTTCCTTGGCGAACAAGCGTACTCGTTTGAACTTCTTGGTTTTTATAAAGCAAGCGATAACAATACCTACTCGACCTTGATCGTTCCAGATACCTTGACTGCGAGCCAAATACCGCTTTATGCAAGAATTACTGCTGTTCCAACCCCTGTACCCGTACCTGCAGCACTCTGGCTGCTTGGCTCAGGTTTGCTCGGTCTGGCTGGATTCGCCAGGAGGCAGCGCGCCGCGTAA
- a CDS encoding tetratricopeptide repeat protein, with translation MQKPKIMLLLCVGLATMAGGSVSFAAEGDKEKVDHLFKEGLYQREQGHLFAAIESLQTILNLRPELDRVRLELALTYYKALNYEAAKEQAEAVLRKPDLPDNVRLSVLTFLAQLKGDQEALLKRKVWEYSLSAGLMHDSNVNAGPSGAIAQATNLSPSEAARADTAATLSAGISHTYQSPTPVKIGESAARFLWQSRANFYAKENFSEHASNLEVITLSTGPAWFALNKWRANVNVSLDHYQYGSAPLARYVSILPSVTWQLGNSELTWDLLAQKREFARSGDIGKDSNYTAMGAYLGHVYHDNKVAAQAGIRFFHEAADRNYYSNDGTEFFVGASAVTWENGSVYGRYIQRDTKWDALNPNVPLLTQNQKDTLKTYELGFHHDFKEEMLKDWRITGSFTAYRNDSNISYYNYDRDMTSLTLSRTFD, from the coding sequence ATGCAAAAACCAAAAATAATGCTACTGCTTTGTGTCGGACTCGCGACGATGGCAGGCGGGTCTGTTTCCTTTGCCGCAGAGGGCGACAAGGAGAAAGTGGACCATCTTTTTAAGGAAGGCTTGTACCAGCGGGAGCAAGGCCACCTGTTTGCCGCCATCGAATCTTTGCAGACAATCCTGAACCTGCGCCCCGAACTTGATCGGGTTCGCCTTGAACTGGCTCTCACCTATTACAAGGCACTGAATTACGAAGCGGCTAAAGAACAAGCCGAAGCCGTTCTCCGCAAACCGGACCTCCCGGATAACGTCAGACTTTCCGTTCTGACTTTCCTGGCACAACTCAAGGGCGATCAAGAGGCCTTATTAAAACGTAAAGTCTGGGAATATTCTCTTTCCGCTGGCCTCATGCACGACTCCAATGTAAACGCGGGGCCTTCGGGCGCGATCGCGCAAGCCACCAACCTTTCACCCTCGGAGGCTGCACGCGCCGACACGGCAGCGACCCTATCCGCCGGCATCAGCCACACCTACCAGTCGCCAACGCCCGTCAAGATTGGCGAATCGGCCGCTCGTTTTCTCTGGCAGAGCCGCGCAAATTTCTACGCGAAAGAGAATTTCAGCGAACACGCTTCTAACCTGGAAGTTATCACATTGAGCACCGGACCAGCCTGGTTTGCACTCAACAAGTGGCGGGCCAATGTCAACGTCAGCCTCGACCACTACCAGTATGGGAGCGCACCTCTTGCACGATATGTCTCCATTCTCCCCAGCGTTACCTGGCAACTGGGTAACAGCGAACTCACGTGGGATTTGCTCGCGCAAAAACGGGAATTCGCACGTAGCGGCGACATCGGGAAAGATAGCAATTACACCGCCATGGGCGCCTATTTAGGGCACGTCTATCATGACAACAAAGTCGCGGCGCAAGCCGGAATACGGTTTTTCCATGAAGCCGCAGACCGGAACTATTACAGCAACGACGGCACGGAGTTTTTTGTCGGAGCGAGCGCTGTAACCTGGGAAAACGGCTCTGTGTATGGCCGATACATTCAGCGCGACACGAAATGGGATGCCCTGAACCCGAACGTGCCACTACTTACTCAGAACCAAAAGGACACTCTCAAAACTTATGAACTGGGATTTCACCATGATTTCAAGGAAGAAATGTTGAAAGACTGGCGGATCACAGGTAGCTTTACTGCTTATCGGAATGATTCGAACATCTCCTACTACAACTACGATCGAGATATGACAAGCCTAACCTTGAGCCGCACCTTCGATTAA
- the prsR gene encoding PEP-CTERM-box response regulator transcription factor, whose amino-acid sequence MSEDKKKLLIVEDDPGLQKQLRWSFDAYEVLVAGDRESALALIRRHEPAVVTMDLGLPPDPDGASEGFATLEQILVLAPETKVIVLTGQHDHTNAVKAISMGAYDFNQKPFDPEMLGLIIKRAFYLHALQQDNHRMHQSTVESPLSGIISRDPGMAKVCRNVEKVAPSNATVMMLGESGTGKEVLVKALHQLSTRHEKRLMAINCAAIPEHLLESELFGYEKGAFTGAAKQTLGKIECADGGTFFLDEVGDLPMPLQAKLLRFLQERVIERVGGRTEIPVDVRIVCATHQKLKELIEMGRFREDLYYRLSEIVVMIPPLRDRMGDPTMLAHHFKNKFSTQNGRTAMTFSTEALVAIANYDWPGNVREMENCVKRAVIMADATQITAEDLGLPSDLGAPINLRQVREEAEYKALVKVMASADGNIVKAAELLGVSRPTLYDLMNRHGLKQG is encoded by the coding sequence GTGAGCGAAGATAAAAAAAAGCTGCTTATTGTCGAAGATGATCCTGGCCTGCAGAAACAGTTGCGCTGGAGCTTTGATGCGTATGAAGTGTTGGTGGCAGGGGACCGAGAAAGCGCGCTGGCGCTGATTCGGCGTCATGAGCCGGCGGTGGTCACCATGGACCTGGGGCTTCCTCCTGATCCCGATGGCGCCTCGGAGGGCTTTGCCACCCTCGAACAGATACTGGTGCTCGCGCCGGAAACCAAGGTGATCGTCCTCACCGGCCAGCATGATCATACCAATGCGGTGAAGGCTATCAGCATGGGTGCTTATGATTTCAATCAAAAACCTTTTGATCCCGAGATGCTGGGCCTGATTATCAAAAGGGCCTTCTACCTGCACGCTCTGCAGCAGGACAACCATCGGATGCATCAATCCACCGTTGAGTCCCCCCTGTCTGGCATTATCAGCAGGGATCCCGGCATGGCCAAGGTATGCCGCAACGTGGAGAAAGTGGCGCCATCGAATGCCACGGTCATGATGTTGGGCGAGAGCGGTACGGGCAAGGAAGTGCTGGTGAAAGCCCTGCACCAATTGAGTACGCGGCACGAGAAACGCCTGATGGCAATTAACTGTGCAGCGATCCCCGAGCACCTCCTGGAAAGCGAGTTGTTTGGCTACGAAAAAGGCGCCTTTACCGGGGCCGCCAAGCAGACTTTGGGGAAAATCGAGTGCGCCGACGGAGGTACATTCTTCCTTGATGAAGTGGGTGACTTGCCTATGCCATTGCAGGCGAAACTTTTGCGTTTCCTGCAGGAAAGGGTGATAGAAAGAGTGGGCGGGCGCACAGAGATTCCCGTGGATGTCCGCATCGTCTGTGCGACGCACCAGAAGCTGAAGGAACTGATCGAGATGGGGCGTTTCCGGGAAGACCTCTATTATCGCTTGAGTGAGATTGTGGTCATGATTCCCCCGTTACGGGATCGGATGGGTGATCCCACGATGCTGGCGCATCATTTCAAAAACAAATTCAGCACCCAGAATGGGCGAACCGCTATGACTTTCAGCACGGAGGCGCTGGTCGCGATAGCCAACTATGATTGGCCAGGCAACGTGCGGGAAATGGAAAACTGCGTCAAGCGCGCCGTCATCATGGCGGATGCCACCCAGATTACTGCGGAGGATCTTGGGTTGCCGAGTGACCTAGGTGCCCCAATCAACCTGCGCCAAGTGCGTGAAGAGGCTGAATACAAGGCGTTGGTTAAGGTGATGGCGAGTGCGGATGGCAATATTGTCAAAGCAGCTGAATTGCTGGGCGTCAGTCGTCCCACCCTGTATGACCTGATGAACCGTCATGGGCTGAAGCAAGGTTAA
- a CDS encoding Ig-like domain-containing protein gives MKKIFTSLCAVVLLGSGMAQAMGPDIVNGSATNNFTMLSPANSTIGGSTDVTFTWDGTYRTTVVTDGTWNATLASPTPFFGFAWTAHHVNIYAPGTYVFNAGCAAGNASCGTGPNLALTVPAGKVGVHMLFDWNTSSNIDVVLLWDMNKSWAQNGTSSPFFTGTGSATTATVWNGVSLDVDADGFAGAKMVDGPFGLSPATAYSANFNVNGIAAATTPVAAPADLVPSNLATAVAPNAATSIAVTFSEAMDVASVQSAFTVDAGVNICTGIVASNSDKTFTCTHNALALSTIHIATISTGAKSAKGIPLASAVTWSFTTHFANDVVAPIISGALTPVNGAVNTLNTQPIAITFSEPMAGSTATAMTVAANGVAVTGVFQASNSNQTFTFVPTAGVLPNSSTIVVTVPAAGAVADGAGNPLAASPAWSFTTEVPASLVASGATLSVTGGNMVSTEPLSAASAQSTAAGFGKSPPSGVTFNNGFVKYKVNGVASGGAATIRIVFPRTITGKAFYKFKQSTGDYILLTVGGGPNQYLEVNATTIDLNVVDGGSLDDDGAANTIIVDPVGDADVVVGATASTLGVSGGGGGCAVDPSGKDASLLVALLASLGYVGWRRRRS, from the coding sequence ATGAAAAAGATATTTACCAGCCTGTGCGCTGTTGTGCTGCTCGGTAGCGGCATGGCTCAAGCAATGGGACCGGACATAGTCAATGGTAGTGCAACCAACAACTTCACCATGCTCTCCCCCGCCAATAGCACAATTGGGGGCTCTACCGACGTAACCTTCACCTGGGACGGCACCTACCGCACCACGGTGGTGACTGACGGAACCTGGAACGCAACACTGGCCTCGCCAACACCCTTCTTTGGCTTTGCATGGACTGCGCACCATGTCAATATCTATGCGCCGGGTACCTATGTATTCAATGCCGGCTGCGCTGCCGGCAACGCTTCATGCGGAACAGGTCCAAATCTCGCACTGACCGTGCCTGCAGGCAAGGTGGGCGTACACATGTTGTTCGACTGGAACACCTCCTCAAACATCGATGTGGTGTTGTTGTGGGATATGAACAAGTCCTGGGCTCAAAACGGAACATCTTCCCCGTTTTTTACTGGTACTGGGAGCGCTACAACGGCTACCGTGTGGAATGGCGTTTCACTTGACGTTGATGCAGATGGCTTCGCCGGCGCTAAAATGGTCGATGGCCCATTTGGTCTATCACCTGCCACTGCGTATAGCGCCAACTTCAACGTGAATGGCATTGCCGCAGCCACGACACCTGTTGCCGCGCCAGCCGATCTGGTGCCATCGAACTTGGCAACTGCGGTGGCGCCCAACGCGGCCACTTCCATTGCAGTCACGTTCAGCGAGGCGATGGACGTGGCTTCGGTACAGTCCGCATTTACCGTCGACGCCGGAGTCAATATCTGTACTGGGATCGTCGCTTCCAATTCGGATAAGACATTCACCTGCACGCATAATGCACTCGCGTTGAGCACGATCCACATTGCGACAATATCGACAGGTGCGAAAAGTGCGAAGGGTATTCCATTGGCCTCGGCAGTGACCTGGTCGTTTACCACCCATTTCGCCAACGATGTCGTGGCGCCGATAATCTCTGGCGCGCTGACGCCAGTAAATGGGGCTGTAAACACTTTGAATACACAACCCATTGCCATTACGTTCTCCGAGCCAATGGCGGGTTCTACTGCAACTGCGATGACAGTGGCAGCGAACGGCGTTGCAGTGACCGGGGTGTTTCAGGCTTCGAACAGCAACCAGACGTTTACCTTTGTTCCAACCGCAGGAGTCTTGCCGAATAGCAGTACCATCGTGGTGACAGTACCGGCTGCCGGCGCCGTGGCTGACGGTGCGGGCAATCCGCTGGCCGCTAGTCCTGCTTGGAGTTTCACCACTGAGGTGCCGGCTTCACTGGTGGCGAGTGGGGCCACTCTCTCTGTTACGGGCGGGAACATGGTTTCGACCGAGCCACTTAGCGCTGCAAGCGCTCAGAGCACGGCGGCCGGATTTGGCAAGTCCCCGCCCTCAGGCGTCACCTTCAATAACGGCTTCGTGAAGTACAAGGTGAACGGGGTGGCGTCGGGCGGCGCAGCAACGATCAGGATCGTGTTTCCGAGGACAATCACCGGCAAGGCTTTCTATAAGTTCAAGCAGTCAACTGGTGACTATATTTTGCTTACGGTTGGTGGTGGGCCAAACCAGTATCTAGAAGTGAATGCCACAACTATTGATCTTAACGTGGTGGACGGTGGATCGTTGGATGATGATGGTGCGGCGAATACCATCATTGTCGACCCAGTGGGTGACGCTGATGTGGTTGTCGGTGCGACCGCTTCAACCTTGGGAGTCTCTGGTGGTGGCGGTGGTTGCGCCGTCGATCCATCCGGCAAGGATGCCAGCTTGCTGGTTGCATTGCTTGCAAGCCTGGGTTATGTCGGTTGGCGTCGCCGTCGTAGCTAG
- a CDS encoding YlcI/YnfO family protein, with protein sequence MKNATIPSLRVEPELRLAAESVLQNGESLSSFVEQSIRASIERRLAQQAFIARGLASRDEAQRTGEYFAAEDVLRELDDMRAHAEAKAST encoded by the coding sequence ATGAAAAATGCTACGATCCCATCACTTCGCGTCGAGCCTGAACTGCGGCTGGCTGCCGAAAGTGTTTTGCAGAATGGCGAGAGCCTGTCGAGCTTTGTAGAGCAATCTATACGAGCCAGCATTGAACGTCGACTGGCTCAACAGGCCTTCATTGCCCGCGGCTTGGCTTCACGTGACGAAGCGCAAAGAACCGGCGAATACTTCGCTGCCGAGGATGTCCTGCGCGAGCTGGACGACATGCGTGCCCATGCAGAGGCCAAGGCCAGTACGTGA
- a CDS encoding OmpP1/FadL family transporter, whose amino-acid sequence MSIKSNRLLAAAIVGLLSGSTSAFATNGSFMIGSGAGSIGMGGVGVTSPQDSMCVGGNPACLGEFIQPQFDIGAGLFRPVRAAGTTVMAGSGEYVDSEVNLYLLPSMGFVWPFNDQLTVGFAALPAGGGGVTFAPGSGLKAGEPAGNNFFSAENYLGTDLVQLIIPITAAYKVNETNTVGASIIPARQRFLAQGISTFKPFSASPDYLTNNGHDFANGLGARIGWMGYYFDRRVTLGATYATKVYMQKFEHYRGLFAERGSFDIPSNYAVGIGIKPVENLTVAVDVEKIQYSDVPAFANSGPDSSGNLNVGTTGTATALGAPEGAGFGWKDQTVYKLGVAYKPNDNWTLRAGYNYAKMPIRQEQVLFSVLATATSETHYTAGFTYSMGEQSILGFGSEGLITFAWMYAPNVRVEGKTVGPSLEAGLAGMQMRQQSWDLAYTLKF is encoded by the coding sequence ATGAGTATCAAGTCCAATCGTTTGTTGGCTGCCGCTATTGTTGGTTTACTGTCGGGTTCAACAAGCGCTTTCGCCACCAACGGCTCTTTTATGATCGGTTCAGGCGCCGGCTCGATTGGCATGGGCGGGGTAGGGGTGACCTCGCCGCAGGATTCGATGTGCGTGGGTGGCAACCCCGCCTGCCTGGGCGAGTTCATTCAGCCCCAGTTCGATATTGGCGCGGGTTTGTTTCGGCCGGTCAGAGCTGCGGGGACAACTGTTATGGCGGGTAGTGGTGAATATGTGGATAGTGAAGTTAACCTGTATCTATTGCCGTCCATGGGGTTTGTCTGGCCTTTCAACGATCAGTTGACAGTCGGATTTGCCGCTTTGCCTGCCGGTGGAGGCGGAGTTACATTTGCTCCGGGTTCTGGACTTAAGGCGGGTGAACCTGCTGGTAATAACTTTTTCTCCGCTGAAAATTATCTGGGTACGGATCTCGTCCAGTTGATTATTCCGATTACGGCTGCATACAAGGTCAATGAAACGAATACCGTGGGTGCTTCGATTATTCCGGCGCGTCAACGCTTTCTTGCGCAGGGCATATCTACTTTCAAGCCTTTTTCCGCGAGTCCTGACTATTTGACGAACAATGGACATGATTTTGCCAATGGCCTGGGTGCGCGGATAGGCTGGATGGGGTATTACTTCGACAGACGCGTTACCCTGGGAGCGACCTATGCCACCAAGGTGTACATGCAGAAATTCGAGCATTACAGGGGCTTGTTTGCCGAGCGGGGAAGTTTTGATATTCCTTCGAATTATGCCGTCGGTATAGGCATCAAGCCTGTCGAGAACCTGACTGTTGCAGTTGATGTGGAGAAAATTCAGTACTCTGACGTTCCGGCTTTTGCCAATAGTGGGCCGGATAGCTCCGGCAATTTGAACGTGGGCACTACCGGTACGGCTACCGCATTGGGAGCACCTGAGGGTGCGGGCTTTGGCTGGAAAGATCAAACGGTTTACAAGCTGGGTGTGGCGTATAAACCCAATGATAACTGGACGCTCCGCGCAGGCTACAATTACGCAAAGATGCCGATTCGACAAGAGCAAGTCCTGTTCTCGGTGCTTGCGACTGCTACGTCAGAAACCCATTATACGGCGGGCTTTACCTATAGCATGGGCGAGCAGTCCATCCTGGGGTTCGGCAGCGAAGGATTGATAACATTCGCCTGGATGTACGCTCCCAATGTCAGAGTCGAAGGCAAGACAGTGGGGCCTTCCCTGGAAGCGGGTCTTGCTGGAATGCAAATGCGCCAGCAGTCATGGGACCTTGCGTATACGTTGAAGTTTTAA
- a CDS encoding tetratricopeptide repeat protein codes for MMPNTNQSIVELSKRGYDLLRKRMFWEAEKHFRDALALDNHNKYVLVGLGNLYSALRKFADAISYYDKALAQDPVNKFALRGIGDAYRGQEHPEKAIPYWLRYLEGSRGDAQVMARLADSYMKLNNTVEAEIYCNKALQHGAQDKAALLGVGLLYYKIGENTKALSCFEQLLSLDASHLKALLMAGELHQQLANYAQAARYFKSALDIDPENPVALYGLANCSRGQEDHTEGSLWWAKALEKDPDNQRINTRAGDALFNTGNIEEAQHHFQRSLQVGFDPYALLGLARIHRSRNNLEEAKTCCQKVLERIPDHPRALDELAKISNTPGSE; via the coding sequence ATGATGCCTAACACTAACCAATCAATCGTTGAACTCTCCAAGCGCGGGTACGATCTGCTACGCAAAAGAATGTTCTGGGAAGCCGAGAAGCATTTTCGTGACGCGCTTGCGCTCGACAATCACAACAAGTATGTGCTGGTTGGCCTGGGCAATCTTTACTCTGCGCTCAGAAAATTTGCGGACGCAATCAGCTATTACGACAAAGCGCTGGCACAGGACCCAGTCAACAAATTCGCCCTGAGAGGAATAGGGGACGCCTATCGCGGGCAGGAACATCCGGAGAAGGCCATTCCTTACTGGCTGCGCTATCTTGAGGGTAGCCGCGGTGACGCACAGGTAATGGCGCGTCTGGCGGATTCCTACATGAAGTTGAACAACACGGTCGAGGCGGAAATTTATTGCAACAAGGCGCTACAGCATGGTGCCCAGGACAAGGCAGCACTGCTGGGTGTGGGGTTGCTGTATTACAAGATCGGGGAAAATACCAAAGCCCTGTCCTGCTTCGAGCAGCTGCTTTCCCTTGATGCCTCGCACCTTAAAGCGTTACTGATGGCGGGCGAACTTCATCAGCAGTTGGCGAACTACGCGCAGGCAGCGCGTTATTTCAAATCCGCGCTCGACATCGACCCTGAGAATCCAGTCGCTTTATACGGTCTGGCCAATTGCTCGCGCGGCCAGGAAGATCACACCGAAGGGAGTTTGTGGTGGGCCAAGGCACTGGAAAAGGACCCCGACAACCAGCGCATCAATACCCGTGCCGGCGATGCACTGTTCAATACGGGTAACATTGAGGAAGCACAGCACCATTTCCAGCGCAGTCTGCAAGTCGGATTCGATCCCTATGCGCTACTTGGCCTTGCCAGAATCCATCGCAGTCGCAACAACCTTGAGGAAGCAAAAACATGCTGCCAGAAAGTCCTGGAACGAATTCCAGACCATCCGCGCGCGCTGGATGAACTGGCTAAAATCAGCAATACACCGGGCAGTGAATAG